A region of bacterium DNA encodes the following proteins:
- a CDS encoding riboflavin synthase subunit alpha, producing MFTGITQGTFPVVRIERKPDLLSYEVELGEALAEGLVPGASVSIDGVCQTVVSCNGRRVRFDAIRETLDLTTLSELQEGDSVAVERSARVGDEVGGHDVAGHVIGTGEVARIKRDGDICDLHIRVSRDWLKYIFAKGFIAVDGSSLTVSKLDPTGGFDIHLIPETLRLTNLGSKKEGERVNIELDPRTLAIVETVERVMEQRSENGN from the coding sequence ATGTTCACCGGCATCACGCAAGGCACCTTCCCGGTGGTCCGGATCGAGCGAAAGCCCGACCTTCTGAGCTACGAGGTCGAACTCGGAGAAGCTCTCGCAGAAGGCCTCGTCCCCGGCGCCAGCGTCTCGATCGACGGTGTCTGTCAGACAGTGGTGTCCTGCAACGGCCGCCGTGTGCGGTTCGACGCCATACGGGAAACCCTCGATCTCACGACCCTGAGCGAGCTCCAGGAAGGCGACTCGGTCGCGGTGGAGCGCAGCGCCCGCGTGGGCGACGAGGTAGGCGGACACGACGTAGCCGGCCATGTGATCGGCACCGGAGAAGTGGCCAGAATCAAGCGCGATGGCGACATCTGCGATCTGCATATCAGAGTCTCCAGGGACTGGCTGAAGTACATCTTCGCCAAGGGCTTCATCGCGGTCGATGGCTCGAGTCTGACAGTCAGCAAGCTCGATCCGACCGGTGGCTTCGACATCCATCTCATCCCCGAAACGCTACGCCTGACCAACCTCGGCAGCAAAAAAGAGGGAGAGCGCGTGAACATCGAACTGGATCCGCGAACTCTGGCCATCGTGGAGACAGTCGAACGCGTCATGGAGCAGCGCTCCGAAAACGGGAACTGA